One Bacillus sp. 1780r2a1 DNA segment encodes these proteins:
- the rplQ gene encoding 50S ribosomal protein L17, with the protein MSYRKLGRTSAQRKALLRDLTTDLIINERIETTEARAKELRSTVEKMITLGKRGDLHARRQAAAYIRNEVANEEANQSALQKLFSDIATRYEDRQGGYTRILKVGPRRGDGAPVVIIELV; encoded by the coding sequence ATGTCTTACCGTAAATTAGGTCGTACAAGCGCACAACGTAAGGCGCTTCTTCGTGATTTAACAACTGATTTAATCATCAACGAGCGTATCGAAACTACTGAAGCTCGCGCTAAGGAGTTACGTTCAACTGTTGAAAAAATGATTACTTTAGGTAAACGTGGAGATTTACATGCTCGTCGTCAAGCTGCAGCTTACATCCGTAACGAAGTAGCTAACGAAGAAGCTAACCAAAGCGCATTACAAAAACTATTCAGCGATATCGCTACTCGATATGAAGATCGCCAAGGCGGTTACACTCGTATCTTAAAAGTTGGACCACGCCGTGGTGACGGTGCTCCAGTCGTTATCATTGAATTAGTTTAA
- a CDS encoding energy-coupling factor ABC transporter ATP-binding protein has translation MKETSLEVKDLCFRYESNDDLTLDQISFSAYKGEWLAIAGHNGSGKSTLAKILNGLLLPESGHVKVMDTFLDADTIWEIRKQIGMVFQNPDNQFVGSTVQDDIAFGLENNGIPYEVMAQRIPEALKLVNMSDYVNQEPHSLSGGQKQRVAIAGIIAVQPDIIVLDEATSMLDPIGRTEVLETVRKLKEEKKLTVISITHDLDEVAMADRVIVLNKGKVFASGEPSEIFALGSELTRIGLDLPFSVKLSEKIASLGIPLSKIHLTDEDLVNELWTLYSKT, from the coding sequence TTGAAAGAGACATCACTTGAAGTAAAGGATTTATGTTTTCGCTATGAGTCCAATGATGATCTAACACTCGATCAAATTAGTTTCTCTGCTTATAAAGGTGAATGGTTGGCAATTGCGGGGCATAATGGCTCTGGTAAATCAACGCTGGCAAAAATTTTAAATGGTTTGCTTCTTCCTGAATCTGGACATGTTAAAGTAATGGATACGTTTCTTGATGCTGATACTATCTGGGAAATTCGTAAACAAATTGGTATGGTGTTTCAAAATCCTGATAATCAATTTGTAGGTTCTACTGTACAAGACGATATTGCATTTGGATTAGAGAATAACGGTATTCCGTACGAGGTAATGGCTCAGCGTATTCCTGAAGCTCTTAAGCTCGTCAATATGAGCGATTATGTTAATCAAGAGCCTCATTCCTTATCTGGAGGTCAAAAGCAGCGTGTGGCAATTGCAGGCATCATAGCAGTGCAACCAGATATTATTGTTTTAGATGAAGCTACTTCAATGTTAGATCCAATAGGAAGAACAGAAGTGCTTGAAACTGTTCGAAAATTAAAAGAAGAAAAAAAACTCACAGTTATTTCAATTACTCATGATTTAGATGAGGTAGCTATGGCTGATCGTGTAATTGTTTTAAACAAAGGAAAAGTTTTTGCGAGTGGAGAACCTAGTGAGATTTTTGCTTTAGGCTCTGAATTAACAAGAATTGGCTTAGACTTACCATTTTCAGTGAAGCTAAGTGAAAAGATTGCATCTTTAGGAATTCCGCTATCAAAAATTCATTTAACGGACGAGGATTTGGTGAACGAACTATGGACATTATATTCAAAGACGTAG
- a CDS encoding energy-coupling factor ABC transporter ATP-binding protein: MDIIFKDVEHRYQLNTPFERLALHDLNLTVKSGTFLAVIGHTGSGKSTIIQHLNALLKPTSGSIKIGDRTIESNRKEKQLKPIRQKVGVVFQFPEHQLFEETIEKDICFGPMNYGASLEDSQKKARELIELVGLSQDMLQRSPFDLSGGQMRRVAIAGILAMEPEVLVLDEPTAGLDPRGRKEIMDMLYTLHKEKGLTTILVTHSMEDAAMYADEVLVMNKGTIAIKGTPKEVFSQYEKLNEYGLQVPETLRFSLKLQEKFMHKDNQVPLTFQEVIHQVQGLMLKGEKP, from the coding sequence ATGGACATTATATTCAAAGACGTAGAGCATCGTTATCAACTAAATACTCCTTTTGAACGTTTGGCACTCCATGATTTAAACCTCACTGTTAAATCAGGGACGTTTCTAGCAGTAATAGGACATACAGGTTCTGGTAAATCAACGATTATTCAACATCTAAATGCTCTCTTAAAGCCTACGTCTGGCTCCATTAAAATCGGCGATCGTACCATAGAGTCTAACCGTAAAGAAAAGCAATTGAAGCCAATTCGTCAAAAGGTAGGAGTAGTTTTTCAGTTTCCAGAGCATCAACTGTTTGAAGAAACAATTGAGAAGGATATATGCTTTGGGCCAATGAATTACGGGGCAAGCTTGGAAGATTCACAGAAAAAAGCAAGAGAGTTAATTGAATTGGTAGGTTTATCACAAGATATGCTTCAGCGCTCTCCATTTGATTTGAGTGGAGGACAAATGAGAAGGGTAGCTATTGCGGGAATTCTAGCAATGGAGCCTGAAGTTCTGGTGCTAGATGAGCCAACAGCAGGTTTAGATCCAAGAGGTCGAAAAGAGATTATGGATATGCTTTATACGCTTCATAAGGAAAAAGGCCTTACAACAATTCTCGTTACTCATAGTATGGAAGATGCTGCAATGTATGCAGATGAAGTCTTGGTTATGAATAAAGGGACTATTGCTATCAAGGGTACTCCTAAAGAAGTATTCAGTCAGTATGAGAAATTGAATGAATACGGCCTACAGGTTCCGGAGACGCTTCGTTTTTCTTTAAAGCTACAAGAGAAATTCATGCATAAGGATAATCAGGTTCCCCTCACTTTTCAAGAGGTTATTCACCAGGTACAAGGATTAATGTTAAAGGGTGAGAAGCCATGA
- a CDS encoding energy-coupling factor transporter transmembrane protein EcfT yields MMNSMIIGKYVPGESVVHRMDPRAKLLLVFAYILIVFLANNAGGYLLLGVYTAVLVFMSKVPFSFILRGLKPVIWIIIITFILHIIMTKEGPVLFELGFLSIHQGGVIQGLLISLRFLFLILITTLLTLTTTPIQVTDGIESLLAPLKKLKFPVHELALMMSISLRFIPTLMDETDKIIKAQTARGVDFSSGPIMERLKAVVPLLVPLFIGSFKRAEELAIAMEARGYRGGEGRTKYRQLTWGAVDTIMLITLICLAVGLLFIRN; encoded by the coding sequence ATGATGAATTCCATGATTATAGGGAAGTATGTCCCGGGGGAGTCAGTTGTTCATAGAATGGACCCTCGAGCTAAGCTTTTACTCGTATTTGCTTATATTCTAATCGTATTCCTAGCTAATAATGCAGGTGGTTACCTGTTACTAGGGGTCTATACGGCTGTCTTGGTCTTTATGAGCAAGGTTCCATTTTCATTTATCTTACGAGGTTTAAAGCCGGTTATATGGATTATTATTATCACGTTTATCTTGCATATCATTATGACCAAAGAAGGGCCTGTCCTGTTTGAATTAGGTTTCTTATCTATCCATCAAGGAGGAGTTATTCAGGGGTTATTAATATCCCTGCGCTTTTTATTTTTAATCTTAATTACTACTTTGCTAACGTTGACAACAACGCCAATTCAAGTAACAGATGGTATTGAGAGTTTACTAGCTCCTTTAAAGAAGCTAAAATTTCCTGTTCATGAACTAGCATTAATGATGTCTATATCATTACGCTTTATCCCAACTTTAATGGATGAAACAGATAAGATTATTAAAGCTCAAACAGCCCGTGGTGTAGACTTTAGTAGCGGTCCTATCATGGAGCGACTAAAAGCAGTAGTTCCGCTGTTGGTCCCTCTTTTTATTGGCTCATTTAAGCGAGCTGAAGAGCTAGCCATCGCGATGGAAGCTAGAGGATACAGAGGGGGCGAAGGGCGTACAAAATATCGACAGCTAACCTGGGGAGCAGTTGATACCATTATGCTAATTACCCTCATTTGTTTAGCTGTTGGTCTATTATTTATTCGAAATTAA
- the truA gene encoding tRNA pseudouridine(38-40) synthase TruA has protein sequence MKRLKCIVAYDGSLFAGYQVQPAKRTVQSEIEKVLTQMHKRKITIYASGRTDAQVHAQGQVIHFDTDLNIPLNKWKKALNSMLPDDIVIKYVSEVDSEFHARFNVKAKEYRYYIDRQENRNPFTRYYAYHYPYKLDYMKMKEASHYLTGTHDFTSFCSAKTEVEDKVRTIYDIGLVEENNQLVLTFKGNGFLYNMVRILVGTLLDVGQGKIDPVDIKAVLESKSRPLAGKTAPAEGLYLWQVFYDN, from the coding sequence ATGAAACGCTTAAAATGTATCGTAGCGTATGACGGTTCTCTTTTTGCTGGCTATCAGGTACAGCCAGCAAAAAGAACAGTCCAAAGTGAAATAGAGAAGGTTTTAACCCAGATGCATAAGAGGAAAATAACCATTTATGCATCTGGTCGAACGGATGCACAGGTTCATGCTCAAGGTCAAGTTATTCACTTTGACACAGACCTAAATATTCCACTCAATAAGTGGAAAAAAGCATTGAATTCAATGCTCCCAGATGATATTGTAATTAAGTATGTAAGTGAAGTCGATTCTGAGTTTCACGCTCGTTTCAATGTGAAGGCGAAAGAGTATCGTTATTATATTGATAGGCAGGAAAATCGCAATCCTTTCACTCGTTATTATGCATACCACTATCCTTATAAACTTGATTACATGAAGATGAAAGAAGCAAGTCACTATCTCACCGGCACTCATGATTTTACGAGTTTTTGCTCTGCAAAAACAGAAGTAGAGGATAAAGTGCGGACAATCTATGATATAGGTTTGGTCGAAGAGAATAACCAGCTTGTACTTACGTTTAAGGGAAATGGCTTTTTATACAATATGGTACGTATCCTTGTTGGTACATTGTTAGATGTAGGACAAGGTAAAATAGATCCTGTTGATATAAAAGCAGTATTAGAGAGCAAGTCACGGCCTTTAGCGGGGAAAACAGCTCCAGCGGAAGGGCTCTATTTGTGGCAAGTTTTCTATGACAACTAA
- the rplM gene encoding 50S ribosomal protein L13: MRTTFMAKANEVERKWYVVDAEGKTLGRLASEVASILRGKHKPTFTPHVDTGDNVILINAEKIELTGKKLTDKIYYRHSMHPGGLKQRTALEMRTNYSEKMLELAIKGMLPKGSLGRQMFKKLHVYAGNTHPHEAQKPEVYELRG; this comes from the coding sequence ATGCGTACAACTTTCATGGCGAAAGCAAACGAAGTAGAGCGTAAATGGTATGTTGTTGATGCTGAAGGTAAAACTTTAGGTCGTCTTGCTAGTGAAGTAGCATCTATCTTACGCGGTAAACATAAACCAACTTTTACACCACACGTTGATACAGGTGATAACGTTATCCTTATCAATGCTGAGAAAATCGAATTAACAGGTAAGAAATTAACTGACAAGATTTACTACCGTCACAGCATGCACCCAGGTGGTTTAAAGCAACGTACAGCATTAGAAATGCGTACTAACTACTCTGAAAAAATGCTTGAATTAGCAATCAAAGGCATGCTTCCAAAAGGTAGCTTAGGTCGTCAAATGTTCAAAAAACTTCATGTATATGCTGGTAACACACATCCACATGAAGCTCAAAAACCAGAAGTTTACGAACTTCGCGGATAA